The following are encoded together in the Macrobrachium rosenbergii isolate ZJJX-2024 chromosome 21, ASM4041242v1, whole genome shotgun sequence genome:
- the LOC136849769 gene encoding uncharacterized protein — MKVLICVLALAAAAAAQTAYFFSDGYLDVLGREPSQTFACAGRPYGYYADVANDCRVFHVCLPVSDDAGDVVDMAQFSFFCGNQTVFSQETLTCSFREDAIPCEESETLYEISNADFGRIVEYDGPVTTDVRVAPRPAPAPAAAPATPSAPEPRVIPAPAPVVEDVADAAEEVAEEVAETLSDDIVEVEAPEE, encoded by the coding sequence ATGAAGGTCCTCATCTGTGTCTTAGCCCTCGCTGCTGCAGCAGCTGCTCAAACGGCTTACTTCTTCTCCGACGGATACTTGGACGTTTTAGGAAGGGAACCAAGCCAGACATTCGCCTGCGCCGGACGACCCTACGGATATTACGCCGACGTGGCCAACGACTGCCGCGTCTTCCACGTCTGCCTCCCGGTTTCCGACGACGCCGGCGACGTAGTCGACATGGCCCAGTTCTCCTTCTTCTGCGGGAACCAGACGGTCTTCAGCCAGGAGACCCTAACCTGCTCTTTCAGAGAGGACGCCATTCCCTGCGAGGAATCCGAAACCCTGTATGAGATCTCCAACGCCGACTTCGGCAGAATTGTCGAATACGATGGCCCAGTGACCACCGATGTGAGGGTTGCGCCTCGCCCTGCCCCTGCCCCTGCCGCTGCCCCCGCCACTCCCTCGGCCCCCGAACCTAGAGTCATTCCAGCTCCCGCTCCCGTTGTCGAGGATGTCGCTGATGCTGCCGAAGAAGTCGCTGAAGAAGTAGCCGAAACTTTGAGCGACGATATTGTCGAAGTTGAAGCGCCAGAAGAGTAG